The Streptomyces cadmiisoli genome has a segment encoding these proteins:
- a CDS encoding DNA processing protein DprA, with amino-acid sequence MLWQAADDLPATDMPFQVAFLALGAARGLGSKGLHALVREHREQLGRVWEAPPVRLAAELAHAKVPAARKVADEISTYRSELLKTARVKADELTRRNIHLIGPSALPARLAELPGGPLWLFVEGDPRALYEGPYVAVVGTRDITPDGVRATEAAVRTLAAYPITLVSGLANGVDAVAHQAALRDGVRNVAFLGHGIDIVFPAETADIRARIVRTGGAVASEYLPGEHYRKAQFVQRNRLQAGLADIVVAAEGQHTGGTAHTVRFAATYHRPIIGFTWPGAGDLTDLIDTEPTGQLIEIFTTAGRRTLDALCRSTADSYGHTTFGLSLVERQLGREVELRALPPEDLKRLRQRLDDLLGQEDGGDAG; translated from the coding sequence ATGTTGTGGCAGGCTGCCGACGACCTGCCCGCCACAGACATGCCCTTCCAGGTCGCCTTTCTCGCCCTCGGCGCCGCGCGCGGTCTGGGAAGCAAGGGCCTGCACGCGCTGGTCCGCGAACACCGGGAGCAACTCGGCCGGGTATGGGAGGCTCCTCCGGTCCGTCTGGCCGCAGAGCTCGCCCATGCGAAAGTCCCCGCCGCCCGCAAGGTCGCAGACGAGATCAGCACCTACCGCTCCGAGCTGCTGAAAACGGCCCGGGTCAAGGCCGACGAACTTACTCGGCGCAACATCCACCTCATCGGCCCCTCGGCCCTGCCGGCCCGGCTTGCCGAACTCCCCGGCGGGCCCCTGTGGCTGTTCGTCGAGGGCGACCCCCGAGCCCTGTACGAGGGCCCGTACGTCGCGGTCGTCGGCACCCGGGACATCACGCCCGACGGGGTGCGCGCCACCGAAGCCGCTGTGCGCACCCTGGCTGCCTACCCCATCACGCTGGTGTCCGGCCTCGCCAATGGCGTCGACGCGGTCGCGCACCAGGCCGCGCTGCGCGACGGAGTACGCAACGTCGCCTTCCTCGGCCACGGCATCGATATCGTCTTCCCTGCCGAGACCGCGGACATCCGTGCCCGTATCGTGCGCACCGGCGGTGCGGTGGCCAGCGAATACCTGCCCGGCGAGCACTACCGCAAGGCCCAGTTCGTCCAGCGCAACCGCCTCCAGGCCGGCCTCGCGGACATCGTCGTCGCCGCCGAGGGCCAGCACACCGGCGGCACCGCGCACACCGTGCGCTTCGCCGCCACCTACCACCGGCCGATCATCGGCTTCACCTGGCCCGGCGCCGGCGACCTGACCGACCTGATTGACACCGAGCCCACCGGCCAGCTCATCGAAATCTTCACCACGGCCGGACGGCGCACCCTGGACGCCCTGTGCCGCAGCACGGCCGACTCCTACGGACACACCACCTTCGGCCTGAGCCTGGTCGAGCGCCAACTCGGCCGCGAGGTGGAACTGCGTGCCCTGCCTCCCGAAGACCTCAAACGGCTACGGCAGCGCCTGGACGACCTGCTGGGCCAGGAAGACGGTGGTGATGCCGGCTAA